In Alphaproteobacteria bacterium, the genomic window TGTTAGGGCTTATAAAAACGGTAGTGTAACAAACTAGATCAAAGATGAAAATGTGATTGTAAATAGTTAAAAGCCAATAATTAAAACTTTTTTAGACACTATCCCGTAAACTGTGTAAACAAAATTTATCGAGGGTTTGACTTTTATTTAAAGTCGGACCCTTTTTTCATAGATCGTTAGAAACTGATTTAAAATGATGCCCCAGTTTCTAATGGGCATAGACCATTTTTTAGTTGCTTCTCTGGTAGCCAAATATACGGATTTCATAACAGCATCATCTGTAGGGAATGAAAGTTTGTTTTTGGTATACTTTCTAATTTTCCCATTTAGATTTTCTATTAAATTAGTGGTATAAATGATTTTTCTTATCTCGATGGGAAACTCATAAAAGACCGTTAGTTCTTCCCAGTTGTCTTGCCAGCTTTTAATAGCATAAGAATACTTGTCATTCCATTTGTTAGCAAAGTCCTCTAAAGCAGCTTTAGCTGCGTCTTGGTTAGGTGCATTATAAATATGTTTCATGTCGGCTGTAAAGGCTTTCTTGTCTTTCCATACCACATAACGCGATGCATTTCTAATTTGATGCACTACACATATTTGGGTTTTAGATTCTGGAAAAACGTTTTTAATGGTGTCCGTAAACCCATTCAGATTGTCTGTAGCAGTGATAAGAATGTCTTCTGTGCCACGAGCTCTGATATCAGTGAGTACACGCATCCAAAAGGCAGCAGTTTCATTCTTTCCTAGCCATAGACCTAACACTTCCTTTTTGCCGTCTCTACGTAATCCTACAGCGATGTACACGGTTTTATTGATGACTTTAGAGTTCTCCCGAACTTTAAATACAATACCATCCATCCAAACAATAAGATAAACAGGTTCTAAAGGTCTGTTTTGCCAGGCAACAATATCATTGGCTATCTTATCGGTTATTCTAGAAATAGTAGAGGTAGAAACATCAAAATTGTAAACCTCTCTAATTTGTTCTTCGATATCTGCATTACTCATTCCTTTGGCATAAAGAGAAACTATAACATTCTCGATACCATCCACCATATTACCTCGTTTAGGCACTATCATGGGATTAAAGCTAGCATCCCGATCTCGAGGAACCGAGATCTCAGATTCTCCAAAGGAGGTTTTAATTTTTTTAGAAGAATAGCCATTTCTAGAGTTTTTGTTGGATGATTTTGCATGTTTGCTATAATCCAAATGTCCATCTAGCTCCCCTTCCAGCATTTTTTCAATACCGCGCTTTTGAATTTGCTTCAAAAATGCGGAAAGTTCATCTCCAGTTTTAAACTGTTTTAAAAATTCGTCGGATAATAAATCGTCTTTTCTCATTGTGTGTAAAAATTTAAAGTTAAACAAAAAATATCGGGGGTCATGACCCCCGATATTTTTTAACTTACACACTTAATGAGATAGTCCTTAATTTTAATTTTTTAATCATGAAAGCAATTAAATCAAAATTGTTCTTACCTGTAATTGCTATTGTATTTGCAGTAGCCAGCGCCTTTACCACTACTAATGCAGCAGAAGCATCCACATTAGTAGATGGATATATTTATGCACCAATCCCTTGTCAGCAACGGGTTACA contains:
- a CDS encoding IS256 family transposase, producing the protein MRKDDLLSDEFLKQFKTGDELSAFLKQIQKRGIEKMLEGELDGHLDYSKHAKSSNKNSRNGYSSKKIKTSFGESEISVPRDRDASFNPMIVPKRGNMVDGIENVIVSLYAKGMSNADIEEQIREVYNFDVSTSTISRITDKIANDIVAWQNRPLEPVYLIVWMDGIVFKVRENSKVINKTVYIAVGLRRDGKKEVLGLWLGKNETAAFWMRVLTDIRARGTEDILITATDNLNGFTDTIKNVFPESKTQICVVHQIRNASRYVVWKDKKAFTADMKHIYNAPNQDAAKAALEDFANKWNDKYSYAIKSWQDNWEELTVFYEFPIEIRKIIYTTNLIENLNGKIRKYTKNKLSFPTDDAVMKSVYLATREATKKWSMPIRNWGIILNQFLTIYEKRVRL